GCCGGCCTAAGTGAGTTCTCTGGTGTTCCGTGAGGTGTGCCTTCCGGCAGAAAGCCTTCCCGCACTCTTGACATTCAAAGGGTCTCTCCCCCGTGTGAATTCGCTGATGCTCAATGAGACGGGCTTTCACGTAGAAGGCATTTCCACACTCACTGCATTCATacggtttctctcctgtgtgcgTTCTCCGGTGCTGCCGAAGGGACTTCCTCATGCTAAAGATCTTCCCACACTCAGtgcattcatagggtttctctcccgAATGTCTTCGCTGATGCTCAATGAGACGTGCTTTCACGTAGAAGGCGTAACCACATTTGTTGCATTGGTAAGGCTTCTCTCCCGTGTGAATTCTCTGATGGACCCCAAGAGAGGAGTGCACACTgaaagctttcccacattcattGCACTGATAGGGTTTCTCACCGGTGTGGATCCTCTGATGATTATTGAGAGTCATCTTCATTCGGAAGAACTTCCCACATTCTGCACATTCATAAGGTTTCTCCCCTGTGTGAATGCTCTGATGTTGATTTAGGGATTTCTTTGCCCGGAAATTTTTCCCACATTCCccacattcatagggtttctccccCGTGTGAGTTCTCTGGTGCTGGGTGAGGGCTATCTTGACACGAAATGGTTTCCCACATTCACTACACTTGTAGGGTTTCTCCCCCGTGTGGGTCCTCTGGTGGATGGTGAGAGTTGCCTTCTCAGAAAAGGTTTTCCCACATTCTGTACATTCATAGGGTCTCTCTCCTGTGTGGGTTCTCCTGTGTAAAATGAGTTGTGACTTCCGGCCAAAAGATTTCCCACATTCAGGGCATTCAAAAGGCTTCTCCCCCGTGTGAGTTTTCTGATGGGCAATGAGGTATGATCTGGCACTGAAGGTTTTGGCACAGTCGCCACATTCATAAGGTTTTTCCCCTGTGTGTATTCGCAGATGTTCAACCAGGTTTGATTTCCTGCAGTATGCCTTCCCACATTCATGACATTCAAAGCTTttatctccagtgtgtgttcttttCTGTTGAAGGAAGCCGGTTTCCTGGTGGAAGCCTTTCCCACATCCATTATATTCAACGTTTTGATTCAAACTGTGAAGACTCTGATGCTGAAGCAGGCTGTTATCCAGCCTGAGGGCATTAGCCCCAACAGAGCTGTTGCCACACAGTAGCGAGAGAGatcctttaaaaacaaaccaGAGTCTGTCACTCTTTGAGGTACTAACACCTTCAAATGGCTTCTGTCATAGTGTAAAATTAAACTCGTCACCAGAGCCTTtataatttatatcattttgGCCCCCTGATGACTCACTGATACTACCTCTcaatatttttccctcttttgccCTGGCCTTTTTGCAAGTCCCAGGAGATGTCACTTAGACTAAGcttggcactgggttcaatctgcccacaatattcaaaattcatatggctcagccaggtgtggtggtgcacacttgtaatcccagcaacttgggaggctgaggcaagaggattgtgagttcaaagccagcctcagcaatttagtgaggtcctcagcaactttgcaagaccctatctctaaataaaacataaaaagggctagggagctgggcatggtggcacatgcctataattccaatggctcaggaggctgaggcaggaggattgtgagttcaaagccagcctcagcaaaaactaggcacttagcaattcagttcctatctctaaataaaatacaaaatagggctggggatgtggctcagtggcctagtgctcctgagttcaatccctggcaccccctcccccccaaaaaagggctatggatgtggctcagtggtaagtgtccctagattcaatccctggtacaaaaaaagaaaaagagtactGGATAACTTgacaaaaatcaagataaaaaaacAGTGAATTGTGAGCATGATGTTGGGGTATGGAATTTAGGTATCGAAAGCAGTTAAACCTTCTGTCCTTATTTTCAAAGAGTTCAGGCCTagcaaaagagattcttagaacATATTGTATAAGGATACCTTCTGACCTGAATTCCTGGGATCTCACTCCCCCTGTGTTCCACATGTCTGTTTCTTACATACTCACCTGAGTAACCATGATCTGAAGATTCCTCCTCTAATATCCACAGTTCTTCTCCTCGCTCCAATTTGAAGATCATCTCTGGTTTGGCCACGCAGAGGCCTGTTAATGGGAAATGGCACAGGACGTGGGCCAAGTTGTCTGAGCTTTGGGGCCTCTGATGAAGGAGGAAGGTGCATCTTCATGCGCTGCACAAGGAAGGGGGCCCATTTAAACCTTTCACTGGGGAGATGAGAACATACACAGTTCTTCCTGGTGCCCTAAACTGTTCAGCCAGTGTGACCCTTGAATCTGAAACTAAAATATCACTAAACTCTACAGAGGCTGCATGTGGTCTAGTGATCACATGCTTCCAGGAGTTACAAAGACAAACATCCTCACCCACGGATGCCAGGTTGCTGTAGGTCTCCAGCATCACATCCTTGTGCATGGTCCTCTGAGCAGGGTCCAGTCTGTGCCACTCTTGTCGGGTGAAAtccacagccacatcctcaaatgACACGGACCCCTACAACAACAATCTCCAGTGATCAGAATTGGatgcataaattttttaaaaaaaagatgtttgagAACTGACCCTTTCAATGGAGTCTTATTGAGAGCACACTAGAAAGAGGCACACCGGATACCCCATCCAGTATCTTACTTGATATTACACTTTTTTGGGCAAAGGAAACCTGAAAAGTCACGCTACTGTGTTCATGCATTAATTCATGAAGAAAAGATTACTAAACTACTGAATTGAGACTGTGTGCCTGGTCCTCAGCAAGTTTCTggggaaatgaaaatgaagaaaccaTGGGATCTGCACTCAACAAGTTCAcacaagcaactcagtgagaccctgtctctaaataaaatgcaaaaaagggctggagatgtggctcagtggttaagcgtccctggtttcaatcctcaatacctcaaaaaaaggggggggggggttactgagAACAGCAAAATGAGAGACAATGAGTCAAGGGAGGAGAAAGCGAGGTAGATCGTGAGACCCACCAGGAGTGTCTATGGAATATTCCAATGGAAATGTCCAGCTGGAATTCAGGACAGAAGGCTGGCATACAGCAAGGTTTGGGAGGCGAGACTATTTCACTACTATCTACTATCGGAAGCTACTACAATGAATTGGGAAGCTAAGAGAGAACATGGGTTTGAGAGGAGaacctgctgagagccatagcgaGTCcaaatgatgcatggcatttttgccagaaggagtggttgagaggtgaggccagcaagccattgagatgataatggttatgttaagctgtgtatattagaccctTGTTTccgcctcggcctgctactttggagttctcgcgcTACTTTGGAATTCTcccggggattcctggagagttcccattggttggggaagtgccggaggagggatttccggttagtgtgtggtgtgtcccgggagaaggcccTGTGGGTGGCGTTGGTGCACTGCCAGTGAGAGTTtaaataaagtagttgctgtttgaacctacaaggctttgtggcggctgggttattcgtgcccagccagactgcggcaagaacTGAGTACAGAGTCTGAGAGGCACCAATATGCCATGAAGATTACAAGGCAAATTTTTGAATGGTAGGGACAGAACCAGGAAAGTATGATGTTTTGGAACATAAGCCAGGAGACAGTCTCAGATAACTGTGCCATTTCCAGTTTAAGAtagtgtgactcagtggttgagggcttgcctagcacaaggtcctgggttccaccaTCAGCACCTCCATAAGAAAAGGATAGTGAATAATAACACACCAATTCATCTCGCCTAtctttaaaagctaaaagaaGACCTTTGGGCTGAGGTGTAGCcgagtggtagagagcttgccctgGTTTCATcctgcaccaccaaaaaaatatttataatcttcGGAGAAAAATGGAAGGCCCCTGTGAGACAAAGAGACTAGGagaaatcctattttttttttcttcatgcagTGCTGCCCCCAACAAAGCCTAGTGCCAACACTGCAATCCAGCAACAGCAGTCACCTTGAAGGAAAGGGAGTCCTACTCTCTGACTAGAGACAGTGGGAAGGACCCCTGCCACTTTTATCCTATCCTATCAATGGCTGATTCTGAAGGCAAACCTAGTTGGGAAACCCTGAGTGCCATAGTGGAAACACTATATCTCCAGCTCTCTAGTCAGCTCAGGGAGCTACAGTGGGAGGAGGAAAAGCTTGTGGATgcgctggggctgtggctcagcagtagagtgctcacccagcacaTACGAGGccctagaaattaaaaaaaaatcaaaagtgagGGCTTGGGAATAGCttaattggtagagtgcttgcctcacatgcacaaggccctgggttcaatccccagcaacataataattaaataatgaaaagaactgaacagaaaaatggacaaatcTACAACAATGACTAGAGACTTCAACAGCTCTCTAGGAGTAAGAACTAGTAGACAGAAAATCAGCAAGGATATAGGGAAATTGAACACCATCAATCAACCAAATAACTTTACAAATACTCTACTCCAAAGAAAAGATGGGTCCTTCAAGTACACATGGAATATTTACCAACATAGACCATATTCAGGATCATAAAACAatcctcaataaatttaaaagaattgaaaacattccAAGTATTCTCTGATAATAAGGGAATTAAACTAGAAACCAATAATAGAAAGATGCCTGGAAAATTCCTAAATATTCAGAAACTGAAGAAGATATTgtccatgcacaaggccctgggttcaatccccagtactgaaaaaaaaaaaaaaaaaaaccaaacattttcCACTGGTTGTGGCAGTGTgctactcagggggctgaggcaggaggactgcttgagcccaggagtttgagaccagcctagacaactaacaacaaacaaaaaaacccacatttcTACATAATGCATGGTCCAAAAAGAAAGTCTCaaggtaaataaaaaatactttgtacTGAAAGAAGATTCAAATACAACATATCAGgcggctggggtgtggctcagcagtagagggaggcactgggttcaatcctcagcaccacataaaagtaaataaacaaagatactgcaaccatgtataactaaaaaaatactttaaaaatacaacatatcagTATTTATGGGGTATAGCTAAAGTAATGCTGagatagaaattttttaaaggagagagagagagagagagagagtgaatcTTTTTTtatgtagatggatacaacacaatgcctttttatttatttatttttatgtggcgctgagaatcaaacccgggtcccgcccatgctaagcgagtgctctattgctaagccacaatcccagcccaagatagAAATTTATAACAAGAAATACTTAcagtaaaaaaaatctgaaatcaacaATCTAAGCTTCTTACAATACTCAGGTAGGGAGGCAATAGAAACCTGGCTATGAAAGGGATGGATACCCAAGTAGGATATGTACTACAGGAATTTGAGGGATGCATCCAAGTAGGACATGTCAATGCCTATCAAAAGAACCCACTTCCGGTCTTTAGACTGTGAGCCCCACCCACTGTAGGCCAGCTCCGGGCAGCAGCCGGCACTCTGTGCAAGCCACTGGAATTCTCATTTAGGTCAAGTTGTTTTAGGATTGTTCTTCTGTACCATAATTTTGGAATGCTCTTAAattcttgactttttaaattgtaCCCACTGGGATCTCAAGGTTACACTATAATCATTTCATACATTATCCTTCACTAGGttctgcttaatttttaatttcatttttgatagtcaaaaagaaataaacacaaaaatgagaattatatgtATTCAAAGCAGGGGCTTGACCAGTGGAAGAGACCTGATGGATCTGATCCTAACAAAGGGAAAAGCAGacaaatgctttatttatagtgaaaCACACCAAAGGAATTTATTGTGAGGAAGGGTTCTTCAAAGGTAAACAAGGAACTGGGGCTGTGGGGAAGTTGGCTTGATTGGGGACTTATCACTTGAGCAGtaattcttcctcctccaggcagctgACACCACAGGGCCAGTTAGGCACTGGTATCTCTTTCTCCCTAGGGTAGCAGGCATCTGCATTCAAGGCTATGGAACCCATAAATTCCACACCAGGCATGGAATCTGCCTCATTAACAGCAGCTGCTTGCAAATGGGTGTGTCTTTCTGCACTGTTGCACTGAGAAGCCCCAAAGGGCAGTCTAGCTGTCCAAGGCTTCGGAGTTCAAAGCAATGATTCCTTTGTTGCTCCCaacaggagcctttgggggacatctcataccCAAATCATAACAATTTCCCAGTGAAATACAATGTTCATCCCCCTAACAATCAGGTAAAGGTGATAAAGCTACTTCATATAAAGTCTGTTCAAATATACCAACTCTCTCATTCACTTTAACCTCAACTCCATCAACCCTTACTTTCCTAACTATAGCATCCATTGGGACTTTTTGTAATTCTTTATTAtgatgctgggtattgaacctaggccCATGAACATCCTGAATAAGTGCTGTACTGATGAGTTACTTCTCCAGTCCCTGGTTCCAGCTTTCTAatacccttcttttttttctaatacccTTTTTAAGACTAAATATCAGATGTTTATGGGGTGACTAGGGGCCCTCAGCCACCAGTCACcccataaacatataaaaaatactcTTATCACTCTAAAAATTCCAAGGATTTGGGGAGTTATATGTCAGAAGCCAGGGACTGGAGACCAAATCTATATTTGACAATATCACAGCATCTAGTAATAGTCAGGCAAGTAATACTAAAAATAGAGTTATACAGAAGTCTTTGAGAGATGCAAAACTATTGAATGAAAgtttaataaagaacaaaatatatacataatctCAATATATCTCCACtgattacttattttaattatatagggAGAAATGGTAACTTTATAGTGGAGAAACCTGATGgactttttccaaatatttattcttaagttttaggtggacacaagatctttattttacgtttacgtggtgctgaggattgaacccagtgccttgtgcatgctaggcgagcactctaccactgagccacaactccagcccctgatgGCCACTGTCTTAACCAAATGATTAGAATTagaaaacttttaatttgaaaatttctcaTAATCTCATTTTATGAAATTAACCAATCTTCTcccactgggaattgaaccaagggccttgtaaATGCTAGCCAagccctctacctctgagttacacccCAAGCCTTCATTTCTTAATATGGTGggtcatattgtttttttttttttaattttttttaaacgtCAGAGGTATTTAAGACCTGAGCcgcatccctaaccctttttattttttatttccagagagagtctcaccaagtttcttagggcctccttaagttaATGAGGCTATGCTTGaagaacttgtaattctcctgtctctcatattggtttttaaaatttctgccaGCCTTGTACTCTTTGGTTAAACTTCAACTGATCAGACAGTATGTGTTTACATGTTTCTGGATTTGATTTGCTATTTGTTGAGGTTTCTTCTGTGTTTATGAGGGATATTAGACTGTAATTTTTTTGTCATGGCTCTGGTTTTATAACCAGGATAATGCTGACCTCCCCAAAAATGAGTTGagaattgagggctggggatgtggctctgtgttaGTAGATTGcctacctggcatgtgtgaagccctaggttttaATATGTAgcagaggggggggagggagggaggagttgAGAAGTGttctcttttagaaaataaaaaaaggagggattggggctggggatgtggctcaagcggtagcgcgctcgcctggcatgcgtgcggcccgggttcgatcctcagcaccacataccaacaaagatgttgtgtccaccgagaactaagaaataaatattaaaaaaaaattctctctctctctctctctctcccctctctcactctctctttaaaaaaaaaaaaaggagggattGTGTAGAATTGATATATTCCTTAAATGGCTGGTAGAAATGACCAGTTAACCCATCTGGGcctgtgaatttcttttttcagaaggCTTTCAACTaagaattcaattttttattagatatttcTTTAGGTTATCTACTTCTTCTTGAGTGAGTTTTGGTATTTTATGGATTTCATAGAAAtggtccatttcatctaagttgttAAATTTATGTGAACAaaggtgttcattttttttttctcatttcagtgTCTATGGAGTATATAGTGATATCTCCTCTTCTACTTCTGCTATGAATAAGtggtctcttttgttttttttttctttcttagtccATCAAGAAGTTAATCAATTtcatcaatctttttttaaaaatgaacttttggTGTCATGTATTTCTCTATTCTTTCCcctatatttaattttgcttgtctttttatcatttcctttcttctgcttgaatTGAGTTTATGTTACTCTCAATTCTACTATTGTAAGAAGCTTAGATtgttgatttcagattttttttactgTAAGTATTTCTTGTTATAAATTTctatcttgggctgggattgtggcttagcaataGAGTACTCGcttagcatgggcgggacccgggtttgattctcagcgccacataaaaataaataaataaaaaggcattgtgttgtatccatctacataAAAAAAgattcactctctctctctctctcctttaaaaaatttctatctCAGCATTACTTTAGCTATACCCCATAAATActgatatgttgtatttttaaagtattttttaagttatacatggttgcagtatctttgtttatttacttttatgtggtgctgaggattgaacccagtgcctccctctactgctgagccacaccccagccgcCTGATATGTTGTATTTGAATCTTCTTTCAgtacaaagtattttttatttaccttGAGACTTTCTTTTTGGACCATGCATTATGTAGaaatgtggtttttttgtttgttgttagttgtctaggctggtctcaaactcctgggctcaagcagtccttctgcctcagccccctgagtagcACACTGCCACAACcagtggaaaattttttttttttttcagtactggggattgaacccagggccttgtgcatggacAATATCTTCTTCAGTTTCTGAATATTTAGGAATTTTCCAGGCATCTTTCTATTATTGGTTTCTAGTTTAATTCCCTTATTATCAGAGAATACTTGGAAtgtttctgcttaatttttaatttcatttttgatagtCAAATGCCAGCCTTTCCTTTAGAAAGTGCCCACTGTGCCAGgtgcattggcacatgcctgtaatcccagtggcttggaaggctgagacaggagaatcatgagttcacagccagcctcagcaatggagaggcacgaagcaactcagtgagaccctgtctctaaataaaatacaacatagggctggggatgtggcaatccctggtaccaaaaaaagtgtCCATTGTCCCATGAAAGCAGATCCCCCATCCCTTCAATGTTTTCTGTAAAGTGCAGAGATGTCTTCCGCCACTGATCTTGGAGTCTGCCTGAGCACAGGATGCTGATCTTCTCTGCTGGCTGGGCAAGGGTTTCATGTGGGTTCTTTTGGTCAAGAAGATGATCATTTGACCTTGCGTGGCTGTTGGgcatgcttttgtttcctgtttcaATCTGTTCTAGTTCCTTACACCCTATTATCTCCCTAGAAGATACCAGACTCAGCTTCTCTCGTCCCTCTTAGAAGCCATGTGTGTTGATGTGGGCTGCTGCATGTCATTTTTGAGTTGGGCTCATCACACTGCATTGCATTTTTATGATCTTATGTTTTTATGATCTTTTATGAAGAGACTCTTACTACCAGTAAAATTTACTCTCCCAAAATGTGTGACCTTGGGTCTGCATTAAACGATGTCAGCCAtgttcataaaaaaagaaaagtgtcttAGAGTGTTTGCTTTCTTTACCCAACTCAGTGAGCTTTTCTTTCAGATCATCCTTTGTCCAAATAGATTGAAGTCAACCCTATGATGAAATAGGTATTACAATAAATGTAATGAATGAgtctactaaaaaataaaagaaccccCTTCTAGGTTCAGAAGGTGATTGGAATAGACGAGCAGAAATCCCCATTGCTCACTGGAGGTGGCCACCTGGGTCCATGAAATGAGTGGATATGGGGAATTGCAAAGATGGGCTGAATCTAGACATGTTCTTCGTGCACTTTCTCAGGTACAAAATGACAATAAGAACTGTTCTGACTCCCAGCAAAAAAGACTGCAGATGGCTACAAGGCAGATTCCCAGGTGCAAAAGATTTAAACTTGGAGGGCAAGTTAGACTGATGCTGGTAGCTTTGGAGATCTTGACAGATTATAAAAGAtgctaaaattagaaaaattgctCCCTTCCTCACCTGTCGATTTGAGGCATGAGGAAACCAAAGTGGCCTTCCAGAAGTCTTAGCTTCCAATTCAATGAAATGACTGTTGTGTAACCTGGTGGAAACATTCTTTCCATGGGAAATAAGACCTCTCTACCAGCAGAGCATAAGTCACAATGACAGGAAAAATTAGGTATGTGACTCACAAATCTACTAAATTATCTTATCAGAAGACAGGAACAGAGATGGGAATATCCAGGAAAGATCTGTGGAGAAACTTTTTGTCAAATAGGGCTGGAACACAAGAGAACCACAGGCTTTCAAGAATGTTAACATCGGTAGAAACACTGCCAGCTGAAACTTAAAGGGACAGAAACAGGACAAGTGACAGAGGGCTGTCAGACTTCCAAAATTTCACTGGCAGGAAATGGGCCATTAAAACTACCCGGTTATGGGGCTGGagctataactcagtggtagagcgcttgcctaacatgcgtgaggcactgggttcgattctcagcaccacattaaaaaataaataaataaacaattaaaataaaggcaatctgtccatcaacaattacaaaaaaacaaCTACCTGGTtggaaggactggggttgtggctcagtggtagagtgctcgcctggcatgcgcggggccctcagttcaatcctcagcaccacataaaaatacataaatggaataaaggtattgtgtccaactacaactctaaaaaaataaatattaaaaaaaactacctGGAGATGTtggagatgaatggataaggaaaataggGTAtaaatacataatggaatattactcagctgtaaagaagaatgaaattatggtattttccagtcaatggatggaactggagactatcatgctaagtgaaataagccaatcccaaaaaaccaaaggccaaatgttctctgatatgcaaatgctaactcacaataagaggGGATGGGGGGcagtggaggttcaccagattgaaCCAGGGAAGTGAGTAATACTTCTTCCACACTGACTCTTTTAAGAACAACAAAAGAACACAAAGTGTGCACAATCTAGGaacccagaagaaaaaagaaaaacataacagCTAGACAAAACTCCTGGAAAACCACGGGAAGACTTTAAAAAGGGAGGGAAGATAAGATAAGGGATGGAAGACTCAAGATAATGAAAGATGATAATGAGGATGAATGAAATTGCTGGGAGTACAAATTATACAAATTCTGCTTAGATACAAACAAGTACAGTATATGCAATAAACATATAAtatctatattaaaaaatgtcttttttgtagtgctggggatggaaaccaagGCCTagggcatgctagacaagtgctctaccactgaactacacccccagccctaaagtGTCTCTTTAATCCTAATCAGTTAGGTTCAAATGGTCTAActcagccaggcatagtggcgcatgcctgtaatcccaaggactcagaaggctcagacaggagaattgtgagttcaaagccagcatcagcaactcagtgaggtccaaagcaactcagcaagaccctgtttctaaatgaaattcaaaagggggtgaggggctggggatgtggctcagtggttaagcacccctgagttcaatccctgctaccaaaataaaataaaatggtccaACTCAGAAAAATCTAAGGTGAAATAACTAAGTACTCACATATCCACTGCTAGAAGGCTACAAAATCAAAAAGCCTGACACAACTTTCCTCCATGGGCTTCTTTATGTAGTATTTCATAGTCCATTgtccataggttcttgggttttgttTAGAGGTAGTTTGCTCTAaaactctttttttgggggagtgggGGCAAGGGcaagatttaacccagggtcactttaccactaagccatatccacagccccttttatggttttttttgGCGGGGTACAGggggttgaactcaagggcactcgaccattgagctacatccccagccctattttgtattttat
This window of the Urocitellus parryii isolate mUroPar1 chromosome X, mUroPar1.hap1, whole genome shotgun sequence genome carries:
- the Znf157 gene encoding zinc finger protein 157 isoform X1, which produces MDISPALEGGLRSRMNMPANGKSPQRFPAQIPGEPGRPFEGSVSFEDVAVDFTRQEWHRLDPAQRTMHKDVMLETYSNLASVGLCVAKPEMIFKLERGEELWILEEESSDHGYSGSLSLLCGNSSVGANALRLDNSLLQHQSLHSLNQNVEYNGCGKGFHQETGFLQQKRTHTGDKSFECHECGKAYCRKSNLVEHLRIHTGEKPYECGDCAKTFSARSYLIAHQKTHTGEKPFECPECGKSFGRKSQLILHRRTHTGERPYECTECGKTFSEKATLTIHQRTHTGEKPYKCSECGKPFRVKIALTQHQRTHTGEKPYECGECGKNFRAKKSLNQHQSIHTGEKPYECAECGKFFRMKMTLNNHQRIHTGEKPYQCNECGKAFSVHSSLGVHQRIHTGEKPYQCNKCGYAFYVKARLIEHQRRHSGEKPYECTECGKIFSMRKSLRQHRRTHTGEKPYECSECGNAFYVKARLIEHQRIHTGERPFECQECGKAFCRKAHLTEHQRTHLGRPLPCAIEKAPP
- the Znf157 gene encoding zinc finger protein 157 isoform X2, with product MIFKLERGEELWILEEESSDHGYSGSLSLLCGNSSVGANALRLDNSLLQHQSLHSLNQNVEYNGCGKGFHQETGFLQQKRTHTGDKSFECHECGKAYCRKSNLVEHLRIHTGEKPYECGDCAKTFSARSYLIAHQKTHTGEKPFECPECGKSFGRKSQLILHRRTHTGERPYECTECGKTFSEKATLTIHQRTHTGEKPYKCSECGKPFRVKIALTQHQRTHTGEKPYECGECGKNFRAKKSLNQHQSIHTGEKPYECAECGKFFRMKMTLNNHQRIHTGEKPYQCNECGKAFSVHSSLGVHQRIHTGEKPYQCNKCGYAFYVKARLIEHQRRHSGEKPYECTECGKIFSMRKSLRQHRRTHTGEKPYECSECGNAFYVKARLIEHQRIHTGERPFECQECGKAFCRKAHLTEHQRTHLGRPLPCAIEKAPP